A genomic segment from Capra hircus breed San Clemente chromosome 7, ASM170441v1, whole genome shotgun sequence encodes:
- the DOT1L gene encoding histone-lysine N-methyltransferase, H3 lysine-79 specific isoform X7: protein MGEKLELRLKSPVGAEPAVYPWPLPVYDKHHDAAHEIIETIRWVCEEIPDLKLAMENYVLIDYDTKSFESMQRLCDKYNRAIDSIHQLWKGTTQPMKLNTRPSTGLLRHILQQVYNHSVTDPEKLNNYEPFSPEVYGETSFDLVAQMIDEIKMTEDDLFVDLGSGVGQVVLQVAAATNCKHHYGVEKADIPAKYAETMDREFRKWMKWYGKKHAEYTLERGDFLSEEWRERIANTSVVFVNNFAFGPEVDHQLKERFANMKEGGRIVSSKPFAPLNFRINSRNLSDIGTIMRVVELSPLKGSVSWTGKPVSYYLHTIDRTILENYFSSLKNPKLREEQEAARRRQQRENKSNTTTPTKVPESKAAVPADTPVDSGAEEEKAGTAAVKKPSPSKARKKKLNKKGRKMVGRKRGRPKKMSATNPERKPKKTQSALDLLHAQTVSRAASPLPQDVHRPPHSPFYQLPPSVQRPTPEQLLLAPTPPALHRLLESFRIQYLQFLAYTKTPQYKATLQQLLDQEKEKNARLLGAAQQLFGHCQAQKEESKRLFQQKLDELGVKALTYNDLIQAQKEISAHNQQLREQTEQLEKGNRELRSQSLRLLKARCEELKLDWSTLSLENLLKEKQALKSQISEKQRHCLELQISIVELEKSQRQQELLQLKSCVPPDEALALQLRGKPEAEPGRLHLELDCARFSLPPFSSLSPELSMNGHAAGYELCSALGRPSPKQNTPQYLASPLDQEVVPCTPSHSGRPRLEKLSSLALPDYTRLSPAKLVLRRHLSQDHAASGKAAASELHPRAEHAKENGLPYQSPGITNGIKLSPQDPRPSSPTALQMGEKGPEKGVKERAYASSGEAITSLPVSIPLSTVQPSKLPVSIPLASVVLPSRAEKARSTPSPGPPARESSSTLEKQVAANTHGAGGNAAGSKSLALAPTGFAYSGSVAISGALAGSPAPLGPGAEPPALDESSSSGSLFATVGSRSSTPQHPPLLTQPRTCGSASPAPQLCASPRLGALGPLPDSGKGDLPCDASFSDPESEAKRRIVFTISAGASSAKQSPSSKHSPLPSAARGDGGQGHGPDSRKRGRRKRASAGTPSLSSSVSPKRRALPSVAGLFTQSSGSPLNLNSMVSNINQPLEITAISSPESSLKSSPVPYQDNDQPPVLKKEKPLSQTNGAHYSPLTSDEEPGSEDEPGSARIERKIATISLESKSPPKTLENAGGSLAGRKAPLASEPVNSSKWKSTFSPISDLGLAKAADSPLQAASALSHNSLFAFRPGLEEPSTADGKLATHSRKSFPGTLPGAGGLSPNSLPASGFALGGGLAADLSLHSFSDGASLSHKAPEAAGLGAPMSFPGPRGKEGGAAESGPFVNKRQLDGLGPKGEGGLPTCGPPDKASTAHSKAGKGREREPDVKNGHNLFMAAAAAPPAGLLSGPGLAPAASSAGGTAPSVQTHRPFLGAFAPGPQFALGPMSLQANLGPSVLQSLFSSVPAAGLVHVSTAATRLTNSHAMGSFSSGVAGGAVGGN, encoded by the exons ATGGGTCTGTGAGGAAATCCCGGATCTCAAGCTCGCTATGGAGAATTACGTTTTAATTGACTACGATACCAAAAG CTTTGAGAGTATGCAGAGGCTCTGTGACAAGTACAACCGGGCCATCGACAGCATCCACCAGCTG TGGAAGGGCACCACACAGCCCATGAAGCTGAACACACGGCCGTCCACTGGGCTCCTGCGGCACATCCTGCAGCAGGTCTACAACCACTCGGTGACTGACCCTGAGAAGCTCAACAACTATGAGCCCTTCTCCCCAGAGGTGTATGGGGAGACCTCCTTCGACCTGGTCGCCCAGATGATCGATGAGATCAAGATGACCGAAGATGACCTGTTCGTGGACCTGGGCAGTG GGGTGGGCCAGGTCGTGCTGCAGGTTGCCGCAGCCACCAACTGCAAACATCATTATGGTGTAGAGAAAGCTGACATCCCAGCCAAGTACGCGGAG ACGATGGACCGAGAGTTCAGGAAGTGGATGAAATGGTATGGAAAAAAGCATGCAGAATACACA CTGGAGAGGGGGGACTTCCTCTCGGAGGAGTGGAGAGAACGGATTGCTAATACAAG TGTTGTATTTGTGAATAACTTTGCCTTTGGTCCTGAGGTGGATCACCAGCTGAAGGAGCGGTTTGCAAACATGAAGGAAG GTGGCAGAATCGTGTCCTCGAAGCCCTTTGCGCCTCTGAACTTCAGAATAAACAGTAGAAACTTGAGTG ACATCGGCACCATCATGCGCGTCGTGGAGCTGTCGCCGCTAAAAGGCTCGGTGTCATGGACGGGGAAGCCAGTCTCCTACTACCTGCACACCATCGACCGCACCATA ctTGAAAACTATTTTTCTAGTCTAAAAAATCCAAAACTCAGG GAGGAACAAGAGGCAGCTCGGCGCCGGCAGCAGCGGGAGAACAAGAGCAACACAACCACACCCACCAAGGTGCCCGAGAGCAAGGCAGCTGTGCCGGCAGACACCCCCGTG GACTCCGGTGCTGAGGAGGAGAAAGCCGGGACGGCCGCTGTCAAGAAGCCATCTCCCTCCAAGGCCCGGAAGAAGAAGCTGAACAAGAAGGGCCGGAAGATGGTGGGTCGGAAGCGTGGGCGCCCCAAGAAGATGAGTGCCACCAACCCCGAGCGCAAGCCCAAGAAGACCCAGAGCGCACTGGACCTGCTGCACGCCCAGACCGTGTCACGAGCGGCCTCCCCCTTGCCGCAGG ACGTGCACAGGCCACCTCACAGCCCATTCTACCAGCTACCTCCCAGCGTGCAGCGGCCTACCCCTGAGCAGCTGCTGCTGGCACCCACCCCGCCCGCGCTGCACAGGCTGCTAG AGTCCTTCAGGATTCAGTATCTACAGTTCCTGGCATACACGAAGACCCCTCAGTACAAGGCCACCCTGCAGCAGCTGCTGGACCAGGAGAAG GAGAAGAATGCCCGGTTGCTAGGCGCAGCGCAGCAGCTGTTTGGCCACTGCCAAGCTCAGAAGGAGGAAAGCAAGAGGCTCTTCCAGCAGAAACTGGACGAG CTGGGAGTGAAGGCGCTGACCTACAACGACCTGATCCAAGCGCAGAAGGAGATCTCGGCTCACAACCAACAGTTGAGGGAACAGACGGAGCAGCTAGAGAAGGGCAACCGGGAGCTGAGGAGCCAGAGCCTGCGGCTG CTCAAGGCACGGTGTGAGGAGCTGAAGCTGGACTGGTCCACGCTGTCCCTGGAGAATCTGCTGAAGGAGAAGCAGGCCCTGAAGAGCCAGATCTCAGAGAAGCAGAGGCACTGCCTGGAACTGCAG ATCAGcattgtggagctggagaagagccAGCGGCAGCAGGAGTTGCTCCAGCTCAAGTCCTGCGTGCCGCCTGATGAGGCACTGGCCCTGCAGCTTCGTGGGAAGCCAGAGGCCGAGCCTGGCCGGCTTCACTTGGAGCTGGACTGCGCCCGCTTCTCCCTGCCACCTTTCAGCAGCTTGAGCCCCGAGCTCTCCATGAATGGCCATGCGGCCGGCTATGAGCTCTGCAGCGCACTGGGTCGGCCCTCACCCAAGCAGAACACCCCCCAGTACCTGGCCTCTCCGCTAGACCAGGAGGTCGTGCCCTGCACCCCTAGCCACAGCGGCCGGCCACGGCTGGAGAAGCTATCCAGCCTGGCCCTGCCTGACTATACCAGGCTATCCCCTGCCAAGCTGGTGCTGCGGCGCCACCTGAGCCAGGACCACGCGGCCAGTGGCAAGGCAGCTGCCAGCGAGCTGCACCCACG AGCCGAGCATGCCAAGGAGAACGGGCTCCCTTACCAGAGCCCTGGCATCACCAACGGCATCAAGCTGAGCCCACAAGACCCCCGACCTTCATCCCCCACAGCTTTACAGATGGGAGAGAAGGGCCCTGAGAAG ggtgtgaaggagcgtGCCTACGCCAGCAGTGGGGAGGCCATCACCAGCCTGCCTGTCAGCATCCCGCTGAGCACCGTGCAGCCCAGCAAGCTGCCCGTCAGCATCCCCCTGGCCAGCGTGGTGCTGCCCAGCCGCGCCGAGAAGGCG AGAAGCACACCCAGCCCTGGGCCACCGGCCCGAGAGTCCTCGTCTACGCTGGAGAAGCAGGTGGCTGCTAACACCCATGGTGCCGGGGGCAACGCTGCTGGGAGCAAGAGCCTCGCCCTGGCTCCCACAG GCTTTGCATACAGCGGCTCGGTGGCCATCAGTGGGGCCCTGGCAGGCAGCCCAGCACCCCTTGGCCCTGGAGCTGAGCCCCCGGCCCTAGACGAGTCCTCCAGCTCTGGAAGCCTCTTTGCCACTGTGGGGTCCCGCAGCTCCACCCCGCAGCACCCACCCCTGCTGACGCAGCCACGTACCTGCGGCTCAGCCTCGCCGGCCCCCCAGCTCTGCGCCAGCCCCCGGCTAGGCGCCCTGGGCCCGCTCCCCGACTCTGGCAAAGGGGACCTGCCCTGCGACGCCAGCTTCTCAGACCCTGAGAGCGAAGCCAAAAGGAGGATCGTCTTCACCATCTCGGCGGGTGCCAGCAGCGCCAAGCAGTCACCTTCCAGCAAACACAGCCCTCTGCCCTCGGCTGCCCGCGGGGACGGTGGCCAGGGCCATGGGCCAGACAGCCGCAAGCGGGGCCGGAGGAAGCGGGCATCAGCGGGGACCCCCAGCCTGAGCTCGAGTGTGTCCCCCAAGCGCCGGGCCTTGCCATCTGTCGCTGGGCTTTTCACGCAGTCTTCAGGGTCCCCCCTGAATCTCAACTCCATG GTCAGCAACATCAACCAGCCCCTGGAGATCACGGCCATCTCGTCCCCTGAGAGCTCCCTAAAGAGCTCACCCGTCCCCTACCAGGACAATGACCAACCACCTGTGCTCAAGAAGGAGAAGCCCCTGAGCCAGACCAATGGTGCCCACTACTCCCCACTGACCTCGGACGAGGAGCCAGGCTCTGAGGATGAGCCCGGCAGTGCCAG aaTTGAGAGAAAAATTGCAACAATCTCCTTAGAAAGCAAGTCTCCACCAAAAACCTTGGAAAATG CAGGTGGCAGCCTAGCAGGAAGGAAGGCACCGCTGGCCAGCGAGCCGGTCAACAGCAGCAAGTGGAAGTCCACCTTCTCACCCATCTCCGACCTGGGCCTGGCCAAGGCAGCTGACAGCCCGCTGCAGGCTGCCTCCGCTCTGAGCCACAACTCCCTGTTCGCTTTCCGGCCTGGCCTGGAGGAGCCCAGTACAGCCGATGGCAagctggccacccactccaggaagaGCTTCCCAGGCACCCTGCCGGGGGCGGGCGGGCTGAGCCCCAATAGCCTTCCTGCCAGTGGCTTCGCCCTGGGCGGGGGCCTAGCAGCTGACCTCAGTTTACACAGCTTCAGTGATGGTGCTTCTCTCTCCCACAAGGCCCCCGAGGCAGCTGGCCTGGGTGCCCCCATGAGCTTCCCTGGCCCACGGGGCAAGGAGGGTGGCGCTGCAGAGTCTGGCCCCTTCGTGAACAAGCGGCAGCTGGACGGACTGGGCCCAAAAGGCGAGGGGGGCCTTCCCACATGCGGACCCCCGGACAAGGCCTCTACAGCGCATAGCAAGGCAGGCAAGGGCCGTGAGCGCGAGCCCGACGTCAAGAATGGCCACAACCTGTTCATGGCTGCTGCCGCCGCGCCCCCTGCAGGCCTCCTCAGTGGCCCAGGTCTTGCCCCAGCGGCATCCTCGGCAGGTGGCACAGCCCCGTCCGTGCAGACCCACCGCCCCTTCCTGGGCGCCTTCGCCCCTGGGCCACAGTTCGCGCTGGGCCCCATGTCGCTACAGGCCAACCTGGGCCCgtctgtgctgcagtccctgttCAGTTCTGTGCCCGCCGCCGGCCTGGTTCACGTCTCGACCGCCGCCACCAGATTGACCAACTCGCACGCCATGGGCAGCTTCTCCTCCGGGGTGGCCGGCGGCGCAGTTGGAG GTAACTAG
- the DOT1L gene encoding histone-lysine N-methyltransferase, H3 lysine-79 specific isoform X1 has protein sequence MGEKLELRLKSPVGAEPAVYPWPLPVYDKHHDAAHEIIETIRWVCEEIPDLKLAMENYVLIDYDTKSFESMQRLCDKYNRAIDSIHQLWKGTTQPMKLNTRPSTGLLRHILQQVYNHSVTDPEKLNNYEPFSPEVYGETSFDLVAQMIDEIKMTEDDLFVDLGSGVGQVVLQVAAATNCKHHYGVEKADIPAKYAETMDREFRKWMKWYGKKHAEYTLERGDFLSEEWRERIANTSVVFVNNFAFGPEVDHQLKERFANMKEGGRIVSSKPFAPLNFRINSRNLSDIGTIMRVVELSPLKGSVSWTGKPVSYYLHTIDRTILENYFSSLKNPKLREEQEAARRRQQRENKSNTTTPTKVPESKAAVPADTPVDSGAEEEKAGTAAVKKPSPSKARKKKLNKKGRKMVGRKRGRPKKMSATNPERKPKKTQSALDLLHAQTVSRAASPLPQDVHRPPHSPFYQLPPSVQRPTPEQLLLAPTPPALHRLLESFRIQYLQFLAYTKTPQYKATLQQLLDQEKEKNARLLGAAQQLFGHCQAQKEESKRLFQQKLDELGVKALTYNDLIQAQKEISAHNQQLREQTEQLEKGNRELRSQSLRLLKARCEELKLDWSTLSLENLLKEKQALKSQISEKQRHCLELQISIVELEKSQRQQELLQLKSCVPPDEALALQLRGKPEAEPGRLHLELDCARFSLPPFSSLSPELSMNGHAAGYELCSALGRPSPKQNTPQYLASPLDQEVVPCTPSHSGRPRLEKLSSLALPDYTRLSPAKLVLRRHLSQDHAASGKAAASELHPRAEHAKENGLPYQSPGITNGIKLSPQDPRPSSPTALQMGEKGPEKGVKERAYASSGEAITSLPVSIPLSTVQPSKLPVSIPLASVVLPSRAEKARSTPSPGPPARESSSTLEKQVAANTHGAGGNAAGSKSLALAPTGFAYSGSVAISGALAGSPAPLGPGAEPPALDESSSSGSLFATVGSRSSTPQHPPLLTQPRTCGSASPAPQLCASPRLGALGPLPDSGKGDLPCDASFSDPESEAKRRIVFTISAGASSAKQSPSSKHSPLPSAARGDGGQGHGPDSRKRGRRKRASAGTPSLSSSVSPKRRALPSVAGLFTQSSGSPLNLNSMVSNINQPLEITAISSPESSLKSSPVPYQDNDQPPVLKKEKPLSQTNGAHYSPLTSDEEPGSEDEPGSARIERKIATISLESKSPPKTLENAGGSLAGRKAPLASEPVNSSKWKSTFSPISDLGLAKAADSPLQAASALSHNSLFAFRPGLEEPSTADGKLATHSRKSFPGTLPGAGGLSPNSLPASGFALGGGLAADLSLHSFSDGASLSHKAPEAAGLGAPMSFPGPRGKEGGAAESGPFVNKRQLDGLGPKGEGGLPTCGPPDKASTAHSKAGKGREREPDVKNGHNLFMAAAAAPPAGLLSGPGLAPAASSAGGTAPSVQTHRPFLGAFAPGPQFALGPMSLQANLGPSVLQSLFSSVPAAGLVHVSTAATRLTNSHAMGSFSSGVAGGAVGGVFNHAVPPASAHPFGASFGSGAACRSTTLSLTPLQAVASTPASSFQAPSSAEPRPPQPPPHLGRPPPGQPALHAPPHPNATLPPPPALLPANSEPVLLQNLASLPANQAFLPAASAASLPPANASLSIKLASLPHKVSRPALTVHHQPLPGLALAQAAPVNPQASSTGPPAVWVSLGMPPPYAARLAGVKPR, from the exons ATGGGTCTGTGAGGAAATCCCGGATCTCAAGCTCGCTATGGAGAATTACGTTTTAATTGACTACGATACCAAAAG CTTTGAGAGTATGCAGAGGCTCTGTGACAAGTACAACCGGGCCATCGACAGCATCCACCAGCTG TGGAAGGGCACCACACAGCCCATGAAGCTGAACACACGGCCGTCCACTGGGCTCCTGCGGCACATCCTGCAGCAGGTCTACAACCACTCGGTGACTGACCCTGAGAAGCTCAACAACTATGAGCCCTTCTCCCCAGAGGTGTATGGGGAGACCTCCTTCGACCTGGTCGCCCAGATGATCGATGAGATCAAGATGACCGAAGATGACCTGTTCGTGGACCTGGGCAGTG GGGTGGGCCAGGTCGTGCTGCAGGTTGCCGCAGCCACCAACTGCAAACATCATTATGGTGTAGAGAAAGCTGACATCCCAGCCAAGTACGCGGAG ACGATGGACCGAGAGTTCAGGAAGTGGATGAAATGGTATGGAAAAAAGCATGCAGAATACACA CTGGAGAGGGGGGACTTCCTCTCGGAGGAGTGGAGAGAACGGATTGCTAATACAAG TGTTGTATTTGTGAATAACTTTGCCTTTGGTCCTGAGGTGGATCACCAGCTGAAGGAGCGGTTTGCAAACATGAAGGAAG GTGGCAGAATCGTGTCCTCGAAGCCCTTTGCGCCTCTGAACTTCAGAATAAACAGTAGAAACTTGAGTG ACATCGGCACCATCATGCGCGTCGTGGAGCTGTCGCCGCTAAAAGGCTCGGTGTCATGGACGGGGAAGCCAGTCTCCTACTACCTGCACACCATCGACCGCACCATA ctTGAAAACTATTTTTCTAGTCTAAAAAATCCAAAACTCAGG GAGGAACAAGAGGCAGCTCGGCGCCGGCAGCAGCGGGAGAACAAGAGCAACACAACCACACCCACCAAGGTGCCCGAGAGCAAGGCAGCTGTGCCGGCAGACACCCCCGTG GACTCCGGTGCTGAGGAGGAGAAAGCCGGGACGGCCGCTGTCAAGAAGCCATCTCCCTCCAAGGCCCGGAAGAAGAAGCTGAACAAGAAGGGCCGGAAGATGGTGGGTCGGAAGCGTGGGCGCCCCAAGAAGATGAGTGCCACCAACCCCGAGCGCAAGCCCAAGAAGACCCAGAGCGCACTGGACCTGCTGCACGCCCAGACCGTGTCACGAGCGGCCTCCCCCTTGCCGCAGG ACGTGCACAGGCCACCTCACAGCCCATTCTACCAGCTACCTCCCAGCGTGCAGCGGCCTACCCCTGAGCAGCTGCTGCTGGCACCCACCCCGCCCGCGCTGCACAGGCTGCTAG AGTCCTTCAGGATTCAGTATCTACAGTTCCTGGCATACACGAAGACCCCTCAGTACAAGGCCACCCTGCAGCAGCTGCTGGACCAGGAGAAG GAGAAGAATGCCCGGTTGCTAGGCGCAGCGCAGCAGCTGTTTGGCCACTGCCAAGCTCAGAAGGAGGAAAGCAAGAGGCTCTTCCAGCAGAAACTGGACGAG CTGGGAGTGAAGGCGCTGACCTACAACGACCTGATCCAAGCGCAGAAGGAGATCTCGGCTCACAACCAACAGTTGAGGGAACAGACGGAGCAGCTAGAGAAGGGCAACCGGGAGCTGAGGAGCCAGAGCCTGCGGCTG CTCAAGGCACGGTGTGAGGAGCTGAAGCTGGACTGGTCCACGCTGTCCCTGGAGAATCTGCTGAAGGAGAAGCAGGCCCTGAAGAGCCAGATCTCAGAGAAGCAGAGGCACTGCCTGGAACTGCAG ATCAGcattgtggagctggagaagagccAGCGGCAGCAGGAGTTGCTCCAGCTCAAGTCCTGCGTGCCGCCTGATGAGGCACTGGCCCTGCAGCTTCGTGGGAAGCCAGAGGCCGAGCCTGGCCGGCTTCACTTGGAGCTGGACTGCGCCCGCTTCTCCCTGCCACCTTTCAGCAGCTTGAGCCCCGAGCTCTCCATGAATGGCCATGCGGCCGGCTATGAGCTCTGCAGCGCACTGGGTCGGCCCTCACCCAAGCAGAACACCCCCCAGTACCTGGCCTCTCCGCTAGACCAGGAGGTCGTGCCCTGCACCCCTAGCCACAGCGGCCGGCCACGGCTGGAGAAGCTATCCAGCCTGGCCCTGCCTGACTATACCAGGCTATCCCCTGCCAAGCTGGTGCTGCGGCGCCACCTGAGCCAGGACCACGCGGCCAGTGGCAAGGCAGCTGCCAGCGAGCTGCACCCACG AGCCGAGCATGCCAAGGAGAACGGGCTCCCTTACCAGAGCCCTGGCATCACCAACGGCATCAAGCTGAGCCCACAAGACCCCCGACCTTCATCCCCCACAGCTTTACAGATGGGAGAGAAGGGCCCTGAGAAG ggtgtgaaggagcgtGCCTACGCCAGCAGTGGGGAGGCCATCACCAGCCTGCCTGTCAGCATCCCGCTGAGCACCGTGCAGCCCAGCAAGCTGCCCGTCAGCATCCCCCTGGCCAGCGTGGTGCTGCCCAGCCGCGCCGAGAAGGCG AGAAGCACACCCAGCCCTGGGCCACCGGCCCGAGAGTCCTCGTCTACGCTGGAGAAGCAGGTGGCTGCTAACACCCATGGTGCCGGGGGCAACGCTGCTGGGAGCAAGAGCCTCGCCCTGGCTCCCACAG GCTTTGCATACAGCGGCTCGGTGGCCATCAGTGGGGCCCTGGCAGGCAGCCCAGCACCCCTTGGCCCTGGAGCTGAGCCCCCGGCCCTAGACGAGTCCTCCAGCTCTGGAAGCCTCTTTGCCACTGTGGGGTCCCGCAGCTCCACCCCGCAGCACCCACCCCTGCTGACGCAGCCACGTACCTGCGGCTCAGCCTCGCCGGCCCCCCAGCTCTGCGCCAGCCCCCGGCTAGGCGCCCTGGGCCCGCTCCCCGACTCTGGCAAAGGGGACCTGCCCTGCGACGCCAGCTTCTCAGACCCTGAGAGCGAAGCCAAAAGGAGGATCGTCTTCACCATCTCGGCGGGTGCCAGCAGCGCCAAGCAGTCACCTTCCAGCAAACACAGCCCTCTGCCCTCGGCTGCCCGCGGGGACGGTGGCCAGGGCCATGGGCCAGACAGCCGCAAGCGGGGCCGGAGGAAGCGGGCATCAGCGGGGACCCCCAGCCTGAGCTCGAGTGTGTCCCCCAAGCGCCGGGCCTTGCCATCTGTCGCTGGGCTTTTCACGCAGTCTTCAGGGTCCCCCCTGAATCTCAACTCCATG GTCAGCAACATCAACCAGCCCCTGGAGATCACGGCCATCTCGTCCCCTGAGAGCTCCCTAAAGAGCTCACCCGTCCCCTACCAGGACAATGACCAACCACCTGTGCTCAAGAAGGAGAAGCCCCTGAGCCAGACCAATGGTGCCCACTACTCCCCACTGACCTCGGACGAGGAGCCAGGCTCTGAGGATGAGCCCGGCAGTGCCAG aaTTGAGAGAAAAATTGCAACAATCTCCTTAGAAAGCAAGTCTCCACCAAAAACCTTGGAAAATG CAGGTGGCAGCCTAGCAGGAAGGAAGGCACCGCTGGCCAGCGAGCCGGTCAACAGCAGCAAGTGGAAGTCCACCTTCTCACCCATCTCCGACCTGGGCCTGGCCAAGGCAGCTGACAGCCCGCTGCAGGCTGCCTCCGCTCTGAGCCACAACTCCCTGTTCGCTTTCCGGCCTGGCCTGGAGGAGCCCAGTACAGCCGATGGCAagctggccacccactccaggaagaGCTTCCCAGGCACCCTGCCGGGGGCGGGCGGGCTGAGCCCCAATAGCCTTCCTGCCAGTGGCTTCGCCCTGGGCGGGGGCCTAGCAGCTGACCTCAGTTTACACAGCTTCAGTGATGGTGCTTCTCTCTCCCACAAGGCCCCCGAGGCAGCTGGCCTGGGTGCCCCCATGAGCTTCCCTGGCCCACGGGGCAAGGAGGGTGGCGCTGCAGAGTCTGGCCCCTTCGTGAACAAGCGGCAGCTGGACGGACTGGGCCCAAAAGGCGAGGGGGGCCTTCCCACATGCGGACCCCCGGACAAGGCCTCTACAGCGCATAGCAAGGCAGGCAAGGGCCGTGAGCGCGAGCCCGACGTCAAGAATGGCCACAACCTGTTCATGGCTGCTGCCGCCGCGCCCCCTGCAGGCCTCCTCAGTGGCCCAGGTCTTGCCCCAGCGGCATCCTCGGCAGGTGGCACAGCCCCGTCCGTGCAGACCCACCGCCCCTTCCTGGGCGCCTTCGCCCCTGGGCCACAGTTCGCGCTGGGCCCCATGTCGCTACAGGCCAACCTGGGCCCgtctgtgctgcagtccctgttCAGTTCTGTGCCCGCCGCCGGCCTGGTTCACGTCTCGACCGCCGCCACCAGATTGACCAACTCGCACGCCATGGGCAGCTTCTCCTCCGGGGTGGCCGGCGGCGCAGTTGGAG GTGTCTTTAACCACGCGGTGCCTCCCGCCTCCGCCCATCCGTTTGGAGCCAGTTTCGGCAGTGGGGCTGCATGTCGCAGCACCACGCTGAGCTTAACCCCGCTGCAGGCGGTGGCCAGCACCCCGGCCTCTTCCTTTCAGGCCCCGTCCTCTGCGGAGCCGAGGCCACCCCAACCCCCTCCGCACCTGGGCCGGCCCCCTCCGGGGCAGCCTGCCCTCCATGCACCCCCCCATCCTAACGCCACCTTGCCTCCTCCCCCTGCGCTGCTCCCAGCTAACTCTGAGCCCGTGCTTCTGCAGAACCTCGCATCCCTCCCTGCTAACCAAGCTTTCTTGCCCGCCGCCTCTGCCGCCTCTCTGCCGCCTGCTAacgcctctctgtccatcaagcTCGCCTCCCTCCCGCACAAGGTGTCCCGGCCCGCCTTGACGGTGCACCACCAGCCCCTGCCTGGGTTGGCCCTGGCCCAGGCCGCGCCCGTGAACCCACAGGCCAGCTCCACGGGGCCGCCCGCCGTGTGGGTTTCCCTTGGCATGCCGCCTCCGTATGCCGCGCGCCTTGCGGGGGTTAAGCCGCGATAA